In Spinacia oleracea cultivar Varoflay chromosome 5, BTI_SOV_V1, whole genome shotgun sequence, a single window of DNA contains:
- the LOC110790137 gene encoding serine/threonine-protein kinase STY13, translating to MKEGGDGGFVRADQIDLKSLDEQLERHLSRALTMEKAKKKDEFGEQQSSSDVKHEWEIDASKLIIKSVIARGTFGTVHRGMYDGLDVAVKLLDWGEEGQRTTAEVASLRAAFTQEVVVWHKLNHPNVTTFIGAKMGASGLQIQTESGLISMPSNICCVVVEYLPGGALKNYLIKNRRKKLAFKVVHQLALDLARGLSYLHSEKIVHRDVKTENMLLDKTRTLKIADFGVARVEASNPSDMTGETGTLGYMAPEVLNGDPYNRKCDVYSFGICLWEIYCCDMPYPDLSFSEVTSAVVRQNLRPEMPRCCPSALANVMKKCWDANPDRRPEMDEVVSLLEAIDTTKGGGMIPVDQQQSCFCFQRRRGP from the exons atgaaggAGGGGGGAGATGGTGGGTTTGTGAGAGCAGATCAGATTGATCTGAAGAGCTTGGATGAACAGCTAGAAAGGCATCTAAGCAGAGCATTAACAATGGAAAAAGCCAAGAAAAAAGATGAATTCGGTGAGCAACAAAGTAGTAGTGATGTTAAACATGAGTGGGAGATCGACGCTTCTAAGCTCATCATCAAGTCtgtcattgctcgtggcacttTTGGGACCGTTCATCGTGGGATGTATGACGGTCTTGATGTCGCCG TTAAACTGCTTGACTGGGGTGAGGAGGGGCAGAGAACGACAGCTGAAGTAGCTTCGCTCAGGGCAGCCTTTACGCAGGAAGTTGTAGTGTGGCACAAGCTTAACCATCCGAATGTGACTACG TTTATTGGGGCAAAGATGGGTGCATCAGGACTACAAATACAAACAGAAAGTGGCCTAATTAGCATGCCAAGTAATATCTGCTGTGTTGTTGTGGAATATCTTCCTGGGGGTGCCCTGAAGAATTACCTCATTAAGAACCGAAGAAAGAAGCTAGCTTTCAAGGTTGTCCACCAGTTGGCGCTTGATCTTGCTCGAGG GTTGAGCTATCTCCATTCTGAGAAGATTGTTCATAGAGATGTAAAGACAGAGAACATGCTACTAGATAAAACAAGGACTCTTAAAATCGCAGATTTTGGTGTAGCCCGTGTTGAGGCTTCAAATCCTAGTGACATGACTGGAGAGACCGGAACACTTGGTTATATGGCCCCCGAG GTTCTAAACGGGGATCCCTATAACAGGAAATGTGATGTGTATAGCTTTGGTATCTGTTTGTGGGAAATATATTGCTGCGACATGCCTTACCCGGACCTCAGTTTTTCAGAGGTGacttctgctgtggttcgccaG AACCTAAGGCCGGAAATGCCAAGATGTTGTCCGAGTGCATTGGCAAATGTAATGAAGAAATGTTGGGATGCAAATCCCGACAGGCGCCCCGAAATGGACGAGGTAGTTTCGTTGTTGGAGGCGATTGACACGACAAAAGGTGGAGGGATGATCCCTGTTGATCAGCAGCAAAGCTGTTTCTGCTTCCAAAGACGCCGTGGACCTTAG